GGCGGGGTCTTGGCATTGATGAAGATGCCGCGCTCGTTGCCGAAGCTGAAATCCCAGCCGTGCTCCGCCGTGGTCGGCAGGTCCGGATAGGCCGGCAGCCGCTCGTCCGACAGTGCCAGCACCGGAACCATCTCGCCCGACTGCATGTAGCCCTGGATCGCGCTGATCTCGTTGAACATGCCGTCGATGTTGCCGCTCAGCAGGTTGGCCGAGGCCGCGCCCTCGTTGTCGTAGGGGATGAAGCTGAGGTCGAGCCCGGCCTCGGCGTTCAGCCCGAGAAAGGCCATGCGGTCGACGCTCGCCGCGTGGGTGCCGCCGATGATCAGCGTGCCGGGGTTCGCCTCGGCCGCGGCGAGGAAGGCCTCGAAGCTCTCGTATTTCTCGGGGTTCACCACCAGCGTCAGCACGTCCGACTGCATCCGCGCGACCGGGGTCAGCATGTCGAGCCCGATCGGGTTCTGGCCCGCGGCAAGGCTGGTGATCAGCGTGGAGGAAGCGAACTCGATCGAGGCCCCGTCCGGTGCCGCGGTGGCGGTGCGCTGGTGCGCGATCGCGCCCGAGGCGGCGGGCAGGTTCACGATGGTCACGTTGGCGCCGAGCCGCTCCTCGAGCATCGGTTGCACCGTGCGCGCGAAGTTGTCGGTGCCGCCGCCCGCGCCCGCCGCGACGAAGGCGGTGATCTTGGCGGGCTTGTAGGCGTCCTGCGCCATCGCCGCTCCGGCAGAGAGCGCGACGGTGGTCGCAAGCGCGACGGTCCGGTAAGTGTGGTTCATGGTTTCCTCCCAAGGTTGAACGGCTGGATCGCCGCCGCGGCACCTCCGCGCCACGCGGCGACTGGTGCGGGTGTCAGGCCGAGAGCCTCTCCCGCGCGAAACGTCGGTCCTGCTCCGCGCGCAGGCGCAGAAGCTCGCTCTCGGTGTCGAGCACGAGATCGCTCATGCGGATCGGCTCCCCGGCGCGCACGTCGCGCGCCAGAATGCGGTTCGAGGCGATGTAGAACGGCGCGGGCGCCTGCGCGTCAAGCGGCGCGCCCGGCACCATGCGCGAGGAGACGCCCTCGATCGAATGGTGGTGCCCGCCCATGGCGAGCGTGCTGCCCGCCGGGAAATCCCGGTCCGCATGCGCCACGAGGTCGACGTGGTGGCCCGGCTCGGCCGCCCCCGAAGACACGCCGCGGAGCGCGATCTCGAAGATCGTCGTCGCCGCCTCCATGCCCAGCAGGTGCCGCGGGATGTAGATCATCGCGGTGCTGCCGGTGCGGCTGACGAGATGCCCCTTGCCGCGCAGCAGGTCCCATGTCTCGTCATGCAGGCAGCGCACCACGACGAAGACGCCGCCCGCAAAGCTGACCTCGCCCGGCGCGCGCAGGCAATGGAAGACGTCGAGCACGCCGGGGCGCGACAGTATCCCGCCCTCGGCGGTCTCGCAGAGGATCGTCGCGACCTCGTCGATCCGGGCGATCGGGCAGTGCAGGTCCGGCCGGTCCGGCATCATCCCGCAGGCATTGGCCACCAGCGTCATCTCGCAAAGATCCGGCACCGCGCGCTGCGGCAGCATCGCCGTCGCCGCCGCGCGGCGCGCGACCATCCCGGCGCAGTCCGCATCGCCAAGCCGCTCGAGCCCGGCAAACTCCGGCACCGCGGTGACGCGCCCGTCGACACTCATCGTCCCGGCCTCGCGGTCGTAGACGAAGTCATACTCGCTCGACTTGCCCGCGGCGACGATCTCGAGCCCCAGCACCTCGGCCCAGGTGATCAGCCCGATCAGCAGGCTCGGCTGGTCCCCGTCCACCGGCGAGACGATCACCCCCTTCTCGCGCGCCATGGCGGCAAGGCCCGGCCCGACGACGCTGTCCACTTCCTTCGAGACCAGCGCCACGTGCCGCCCCTTCTCGATGGCAATGCGGGCATGGCGCGCGCCGACCTCGGGCGCGCCGGTCGCCTCGACGACGATCGACACCGGCAGATCGGCGACGACGGCGAAGTCCCCCGCGGCGATGAAGGCGCCGTCCCCCCAGGCCGTCAGCGCCTCGGCGGCATCGGCGCATTCGCGGATCTCGCCCGCCGCCACGCCGACCGAGCGCAGGCTCTCCGCCGCGATGCCGCTCTCGCGGTCCACCGCGACCCGCACCGACAGGCCCGGAACCACCAGGCCCTGCGCGAGGAAGCTGCGGCCGAAGCCGCCGGTGCCGATGATGCAGCACTCGACACTGCGGGTTCCTCGGTCGAAATAGCTGTGGTGGTTCATCCGGTCCTCCTGCCGAGATCACCCGCCGCTTTGCATGCAATGGGCGTAAAATCGGCGATCTTTCGAGCATCTCTTGTCGATTTTGTCACATCTTGCATGCAATAATGGTTCCGTCAAATGGTAACTTCAGTTTTCTGGCGCATCGTGCGAAATTTTGCATGCAATCGGAGGAGCCCATGAAAGACCAGCCCGTCGAGCCGCCCCGCGGCACCAGATCCGCCTTCGTCACCCAGCAGGTCCGGGACATGATCACCAGCGGCGAGCTCGAACCCGGCAGCCGCATCAACGAGCGCATCCTCGTCGAGAAGCTCAACATCTCGCGCACGCCCCTGCGCGAGGCCTTCAAGATCCTCGAGGGCGAGGGGCTCATCGCCATCCGCCCGAACGCCGGGGCCACCGTGGTCAGGCTGTCGACCGAGGACGTCGAGGCCTCGATCGAGGTGCTGATCGGGCTCGAGAGCATCGCCGCCGAGCGCGCGGTCCTGCATGCGACCGAGGCTGACCTGCGCCAGCTGGCCGAGTTGCAGGAACAGATGGTCGGCGCCTGGCGCGACGGCGAGCTGATGACCTATTTCCACCTCAACCAGACCATCCACCAGAAGATCGTCGATGCCGCGCGCAACCCGGCGCTGTCGCGGGTCTACGCCAGCGAATCCGCCCGCATCCGCCGCTTCCGCTTTGCCGGCAACCGCGATCCCGAACGCTGGGCCCGGGCGGTGCGCGAGCACGAGCAGATCCTCGACGCGCTGGTCCGCCGCGAGGGGCCGCTGCTGCGCGAGATCCTGCGCGCGCATCACCTCTCGGGCTGGCGCGCGGCGCGGCAGGCGCTCGACAACCCGGCCCCGGCGCCGGTCTGAGGCCGCGCATTCATCGGTTGACCGTTGCAATGGGCGGCGGCAGTCGCATAGCTACCGGAAACACCAGCGGGGCCGGACTTGAACACCTCAGCACACCCGATCGACAGGCGGCAGGCGCCCAACCGAGGCGCAGCATGATCAGCGGCGGCATCGACCTCGGCGGCACCAAGATCGAGGCGCGGCTCTTCGGCCCGGACCTCGAGACGCTGGACATGCGCCGCACCGCCACGCCGACGCAGGACTTCGCCGGCTTCATCGCGGGGCTCGCGGATCAGGTCCGCTGGCTCGAGGACCGCTCCGGCGCGGGCAAGGCCCTGCCGGTCGGCGTCGGGCTTCCCGGCCTCGTCGATCCGCAGACCGGACAGGCCTTCGCCGCGAATATCCCGGTGAGCGGCCACGACCTGCCCGGCGCGCTCGCGGATGCGCTGGGGCGCCCGGTGCCGCTGATCAACGACTGCCTCGCCTTCGCGCTCAGCGAGGCGCATTCCGGCGCCGGTGCCGGGGCGCGCTCGGTGATCGGGCTGATCATGGGCACCGGCATCGGCGCCGGCCACGCGCTCGACGGCGCGCTGCCGCACCGGCGGAACGGCTCGGCGCTCGAGGTCGGCCACATCGGCCTGCCCGCCCATGCGCTGCTCGCGCATGACCTGCCGCTGCGCGACTGCGGCTGCGGCCGGCGCGGCTGCTACGAGGCCTATGTCTCGGGCCCCGGCCTTGCGTGGCTGGCGGCGCAATGGCTCGGCGAGCCCGTGGCCGCCCCCGAGCTCGCCCGCCGCGCCGCCGAGGGCGACGCCGGTGCCACCGCGGCGCTCGAGCTCTGGGCCACGCTCGCGGGCGAGCTCCTGCTCGCCCTCCAGCTCTCGCACGACCCCGACTGCATCGTGCTCGGCGGCGGGCTGTCGCAGATGCCCGGCGTCGAGGACCGGCTCGCGGCGGCGCTCGACCGGACCCGGCTCGGAACCATGCGCCCGCCGGTGATCCGCATCGCCCGGCATGGCGACAGCTCGGGCGCGCGCGGCGCCGCGCTGCACGCCCGCGCGCAACTCACCTCCGGGAACACCAGATGAGCGATCTCTTCCTTGCCGCCACCGCCTGGCGCGAGGGCGCCTTCGAAAGCGACCTGCTGATCGAGACCGACGGCGCCCGCATCACCGATATCCGCCCCGCGCCGCAGGGTGGCGCGACGCCGCTGGCCCGCCGCCTGCGCCTCGCCGGCCCCGCGCTCACCGACCTGCAGGTCAACGGCAGCGGCGGGCGGATGCTGAACTCGGACCCCAGCGCCGAGACCATCGCCCACATGGTCGCGACCCAGCGCCAGCGCGGCACCGGCTGGATCCTTCCCACGCTGATCACCTGCGAGGCCGACCGGCTCGCCCGCTGCGTCGATGCGGCGCTCGAGGCCTGGGGCCTGCCCGGCTTCCTCGGCCTGCATGTCGAGGGGCCGCACCTCAACGTCGCCCGCAGGGGCACGCACAGCGCCGCCTTCATCCGCCCGCTCGAGTCCGCGACGCTCGACCAGATGCGGCGGCTGCGCGCGGCGGGCATCCCGGTGATGCTGACCCTCGCCCCCGAATGCGTGCCCACCGCGATGATCCGCGCGCTCGCGGACATGGGCGTCGTGGTCTCGGCCGGGCACAGCGCCGCCGACGCCGCCGAGACCTGCGTCGGGCTCGACGCCGGGGTCAGCTGCTTCACCCACCTCTTCAACGCCATGCCCGCGATGGAATCGCGCCGGCCCGGCATCCTCGGCACCGCGATCAACTCCGACGCCTTCGCCGGGATCATCGTCGACGGCCAGCACGTCGATTATGCCATGGTCGCGCTGGCCTGCCGCGCCCGGCCGCTGCCGGGGCGGATGTTCATGGTCTCCGACGCCATGTCGACGATCGGCGGCCCGGACCATTTCGAGCTTTACGGCGAACGCATCGCGGTGCGCGGCGGCGCGCTGGTGAACGCGGCCGGGGCGCTTGCGGGGGCGCATGTCGATCTCGTCACCTGCCTGCGCAATGGCGTCACCGAGGTGGGGCTCGACCTCACCGAGGCCTATGCCATGGCGGCGCTGGTGCCGCGCGACGTGATGGGCCTGCCGCGCCCGGCGCTGCGCACGGGCATGGCGCTCGACGAGGTGCTCTTCCTCGACGAGGACCTCGCGCGCGTCACCCCCTGACCCCCTCCCCTGCCGACACCATTGTTTCTTGACAGGAGCCCATGAGCCGGGGTTACAACTGGTCCGGTAACCGAACCAATTGTCAAAATCCATTTCATCCTTCCCCGGGGGACCGTCTCGGTGAACGACGTCCACAAGCTGCTTCTGGACAGTGCCAACGAGCTGGGCCGCGACATCCGCCGGCTCACCATGAAGGACGTCATCGCCGAGAAGATCGCCGCGCTCATCGCCTCGGGCCTGCTGGCCCCGGGGGACGAGCTGCCGAGCGAGCGCCACCTCGCCGCCGCCTTCTCGGTCAGCCGCGAGACCGTCCGCGTGGCGATCCAGACGCTGGCGGCGCGCGGCATCCTCGGGGTGACGCAGGGCGCCCGCACCCGGGTGCTCACCGACCAGATCGGCGCGATGGCCATCGGCATGACCCGGCAGATCGACGTCAACCGCTACGACATCGACGAGGTCCACACCGCCCGGCTGCTGATCGAGCAGCAGGTGGTGGCCGATGCCGCCGCCCGCATCCCCGACGAGGTGCTCGGCATGCTGCGCCGCTCGCTCGCCACCCAGCGCGGCTGCATCGACGACCCGCTGCGCTTCCTCATCGCCGACCGCGAGTTCCACCTCGCCATCTACCGCGCCTGCGGCAACAGCCTGCTCGCCGACGTGGTGACCGACCTCTACACCTACATGATCGACCACCGCCGCCGCGTCGTCTCGCGCCCCGGTGCCATCGCCGAGAGCATCTCGGACCACGAAGAGATCTTCGCCGCCCTCGAGGCCCGCGACAGCGCGCGCACCCGCGCGACCTTCGCCCGCCACGAGGAGCGCATCTACACCACGACCCGGATGACCCTCGAGGCGCAGGCCTCGCGCAGGGCACCCGGGGCGTAGGTCACGGCGCGCCAAGGAGGGGCGCGTTTCGCGGGTGGCCGGAAATGGCACCCGGATTTTCAGGCGCCGCCCGGTTCGGCGCAGCATATTGGGAGGAAAAGCATGTTCAGCAAAAGGCACTTCATCACCCTCACGGCCGCGGCCCTAACCGTGGCGGCAAGCGTCGGCATCCCCGCCCCCGCCGCCGCGCAGAACAAGGAGGTGGTCTACCTCACGCCCGGCCTCGACCTGCCGTTCTGGCGCTACCTGTCCAAGGGCGTCGAGAAGGTCGCCACCGCCGAGGGCTACGGCTTCCAGGCGCTCGACTCGCACAACGACGCGCAGCAGCAGCTGCAGAACGCGCAGGACGCCATCGCCCGCGGCGTCGCCGGCATCGTGCTCTCGCCCACCGACAGCTCGACCGCGCCGAGCGTGCTGACGCTGGCGGAAAAGGCCGGCATCCCGGTGGTGATCGCCGACATCGGCACCAACAGCGGCAATTACGTCTCGTTCATCATCTCGGACAACTACGAGGGCGCGAACGGCACCGGCGCGGCGCTGGCGGCGGCACTGGCCGACAAGGGCTGGACCGACGGCTCGGTCGGCATCGTCGCGATCAGCCAGGCCCGGCTCAACGGCCAGGCGCGCACCAAGGGCTTCAAGGACGCGATGACCGCGGCCGGGATCACCGGAGATGCCGGGCTGCAGCAGATGCAGTCCTACACCGCCGACGAGACCTTCCGCTTCACCCAGGACATGCTGACCGCCAACCCCGGCATGCGCGGGCTCTTCGTGCAGACCGACCAGCCTGCCATCGGCGCGCTCCGCGCGATCAAGGCGGCACGGCGCAACGGCGAGGTGCTGGTGGCGGCCTTCGACGGCATCCCCGAATTCGTGCCGCTGCTGCAATCGGGCGAGATCGTCGCCTCGGGGATGCAGCAGCCGCACCTGATGGGCGAGGAATCCGCCAAGGCGCTGTTCGAGCACCTGAAGGGCGGCACCCCGGAGAAGGAGATCCTCGTGCCCATCGTCGTGGTGACCGACAAGAACATCGAGGAGATGCTGCCGACCATCACCGAGACCGTCTTCGCCGGCGAACTCGGCAACGGCTGACCGCAAGGGCCCGTTCCGGCGCTTCCGGTGCCGGAACGGCGGCCGCCCCTTCGATGGAGACACCCATGCCCCACCCGGTGCCCGCCCCGGACATCGCACCGGACATCGCCCCGGCCCTCGTCGCCCGGTCGGTGTCCAAGCAGTTCGGCAGCACGCAGGCCCTTGTCGATGCCAGCCTCGAGGTCCGCTCGGGCGAGGTCCACGGCCTGCTCGGCGCGAACGGCGCGGGCAAGTCCACCCTCTCGCGGATCATCTGCGGCCACGTCGCGCGCAATGCCGGAGAGCTGCTCTACCGCGGCAGGACCCTCTCGCCCCGCTCGACGCGCGAGGCGCTCAATTCCGGCATCGCGCTCGTCGCGCAGGAGACCAGCCTCGCGCCGGATCTGTCGGTGCTCGAGAACATCTTCCTGCCCGAGCTCGGCCGCCCCGGCCGGCTCTCGTT
This genomic interval from Salipiger sp. H15 contains the following:
- a CDS encoding amidohydrolase family protein, with translation MSDLFLAATAWREGAFESDLLIETDGARITDIRPAPQGGATPLARRLRLAGPALTDLQVNGSGGRMLNSDPSAETIAHMVATQRQRGTGWILPTLITCEADRLARCVDAALEAWGLPGFLGLHVEGPHLNVARRGTHSAAFIRPLESATLDQMRRLRAAGIPVMLTLAPECVPTAMIRALADMGVVVSAGHSAADAAETCVGLDAGVSCFTHLFNAMPAMESRRPGILGTAINSDAFAGIIVDGQHVDYAMVALACRARPLPGRMFMVSDAMSTIGGPDHFELYGERIAVRGGALVNAAGALAGAHVDLVTCLRNGVTEVGLDLTEAYAMAALVPRDVMGLPRPALRTGMALDEVLFLDEDLARVTP
- a CDS encoding tripartite tricarboxylate transporter substrate binding protein; translation: MNHTYRTVALATTVALSAGAAMAQDAYKPAKITAFVAAGAGGGTDNFARTVQPMLEERLGANVTIVNLPAASGAIAHQRTATAAPDGASIEFASSTLITSLAAGQNPIGLDMLTPVARMQSDVLTLVVNPEKYESFEAFLAAAEANPGTLIIGGTHAASVDRMAFLGLNAEAGLDLSFIPYDNEGAASANLLSGNIDGMFNEISAIQGYMQSGEMVPVLALSDERLPAYPDLPTTAEHGWDFSFGNERGIFINAKTPPETIAAIEAVFEDIYKSEPYQAYAARTFLDVRPGWLGSADYRAELEKNLAFFEELLADN
- a CDS encoding FCD domain-containing protein, encoding MNDVHKLLLDSANELGRDIRRLTMKDVIAEKIAALIASGLLAPGDELPSERHLAAAFSVSRETVRVAIQTLAARGILGVTQGARTRVLTDQIGAMAIGMTRQIDVNRYDIDEVHTARLLIEQQVVADAAARIPDEVLGMLRRSLATQRGCIDDPLRFLIADREFHLAIYRACGNSLLADVVTDLYTYMIDHRRRVVSRPGAIAESISDHEEIFAALEARDSARTRATFARHEERIYTTTRMTLEAQASRRAPGA
- a CDS encoding substrate-binding domain-containing protein, with translation MFSKRHFITLTAAALTVAASVGIPAPAAAQNKEVVYLTPGLDLPFWRYLSKGVEKVATAEGYGFQALDSHNDAQQQLQNAQDAIARGVAGIVLSPTDSSTAPSVLTLAEKAGIPVVIADIGTNSGNYVSFIISDNYEGANGTGAALAAALADKGWTDGSVGIVAISQARLNGQARTKGFKDAMTAAGITGDAGLQQMQSYTADETFRFTQDMLTANPGMRGLFVQTDQPAIGALRAIKAARRNGEVLVAAFDGIPEFVPLLQSGEIVASGMQQPHLMGEESAKALFEHLKGGTPEKEILVPIVVVTDKNIEEMLPTITETVFAGELGNG
- a CDS encoding flagellar biosynthesis protein FlgA; protein product: MNHHSYFDRGTRSVECCIIGTGGFGRSFLAQGLVVPGLSVRVAVDRESGIAAESLRSVGVAAGEIRECADAAEALTAWGDGAFIAAGDFAVVADLPVSIVVEATGAPEVGARHARIAIEKGRHVALVSKEVDSVVGPGLAAMAREKGVIVSPVDGDQPSLLIGLITWAEVLGLEIVAAGKSSEYDFVYDREAGTMSVDGRVTAVPEFAGLERLGDADCAGMVARRAAATAMLPQRAVPDLCEMTLVANACGMMPDRPDLHCPIARIDEVATILCETAEGGILSRPGVLDVFHCLRAPGEVSFAGGVFVVVRCLHDETWDLLRGKGHLVSRTGSTAMIYIPRHLLGMEAATTIFEIALRGVSSGAAEPGHHVDLVAHADRDFPAGSTLAMGGHHHSIEGVSSRMVPGAPLDAQAPAPFYIASNRILARDVRAGEPIRMSDLVLDTESELLRLRAEQDRRFARERLSA
- a CDS encoding ROK family protein, whose protein sequence is MISGGIDLGGTKIEARLFGPDLETLDMRRTATPTQDFAGFIAGLADQVRWLEDRSGAGKALPVGVGLPGLVDPQTGQAFAANIPVSGHDLPGALADALGRPVPLINDCLAFALSEAHSGAGAGARSVIGLIMGTGIGAGHALDGALPHRRNGSALEVGHIGLPAHALLAHDLPLRDCGCGRRGCYEAYVSGPGLAWLAAQWLGEPVAAPELARRAAEGDAGATAALELWATLAGELLLALQLSHDPDCIVLGGGLSQMPGVEDRLAAALDRTRLGTMRPPVIRIARHGDSSGARGAALHARAQLTSGNTR
- a CDS encoding GntR family transcriptional regulator, producing the protein MKDQPVEPPRGTRSAFVTQQVRDMITSGELEPGSRINERILVEKLNISRTPLREAFKILEGEGLIAIRPNAGATVVRLSTEDVEASIEVLIGLESIAAERAVLHATEADLRQLAELQEQMVGAWRDGELMTYFHLNQTIHQKIVDAARNPALSRVYASESARIRRFRFAGNRDPERWARAVREHEQILDALVRREGPLLREILRAHHLSGWRAARQALDNPAPAPV